In one window of Mus pahari chromosome 3, PAHARI_EIJ_v1.1, whole genome shotgun sequence DNA:
- the LOC110319107 gene encoding olfactory receptor 4K14-like, producing the protein MSKMDGGNHSLVSEFVLLGLAHSQNIQALLFIIFLMFYLLIVSGNIVIMVLITTDPHLHSPMYFLLANLSFVDMWLSSVTTPKMITDFFRENKTISFTGCMSQVFFAHCIAAGEMVLLVVMAYDRYVAICKPLHYFTIMNLKRCTGLVLTSWTIGFVHALSHLVVIVELPFCSAKEIDSFFCDMPLVIKLACMDSHNLDILMYADCGVVGVTCFILLLISYTYILITVHQSSKAGASKALSTCTAHITVVMIFFVPCIFIYVWPLNITWLDKFLAVFYSVFTPFLNPAIYTLRNKEMKNAMKRFINNYMDSQGKS; encoded by the coding sequence ATGAGTAAAATGGATGGAGGTAATCATTCCCTAGTATCAGAATTTGTGCTTTTGGGACTTGCCCACTCACAGAATATTCAAGCCTTACTCTTCataatatttttgatgttttatctGCTCATTGTATCAGGAAATATTGTCATCATGGTCTTAATAACCACTGACCCCCATCTTCATTCCCCTATGTACTTCTTGTTGGCCAACCTATCCTTTGTTGATATGTGGCTTTCCTCAGTAACTACTCCTAAGATGATCACAGACTTTTTCAGGGAAAACAAGACCATTTCCTTTACAGGCTGCATGTCTCAGGTCTTCTTTGCACATTGCATTGCTGCAGGAGAGATGGTACTCTTGGTAGTAATGgcttatgaccgctatgtggccatctgcaagcCACTCCACTACTTCACCATCATGAACCTGAAGAGATGCACTGGGTTGGTGTTGACTTCCTGGACCATTGGCTTTGTGCATGCCTTGAGTCACCTGGTAGTGATTGTGGAGCTGCCGTTTTGTAGCGCCAAAGAAATCGATAGTTTCTTCTGTGACATGCCTCTGGTAATCAAGCTAGCTTGTATGGATTCTCataatttggatattttaatgTATGCTGACTGTGGAGTTGTAGGTGTAACCTGCTTTATTCTGCTGCTCATATCCTACACATATATCCTTATCACTGTTCACCAAAGCTCTAAAGCTGGGGCATCTAAGGCACTGTCTACGTGCACTGCCCACATCACTGTGGTGATGATCTTTTTTGTGCCCTGCATCTTCATTTATGTGTGGCCCCTCAACATCACCTGGTTGGACAAATTTCTTGCTGTGTTTTACTCTGTTTTTACACCTTTCTTAAATCCAGCCATTTATACACTGagaaataaagagatgaaaaatgCTATGAAAAGGTTCATAAACAACTACATGGATTCCCAAGGAAAGTCCTAA